From the genome of Psychroserpens ponticola, one region includes:
- a CDS encoding cyclase family protein: protein MITTIQYNSRKLQIDLSKPLDISIPMRASKSNVNAWYIDEPKIEPVELDGWIGKVSEGAFVNFNNIQFNPHAHGTHTECVGHITKEFHSVNKNLKQFFFLAEVVTVAPEQEGEDTVISKTQLQFALGNKKRDAIVIRTMPNMKDKLSKQYSKTNWTYLHEDAVQYLVSKGIKHLLIDLPSVDKEEDEGELKAHKAFWNYNGKLRKDCTITEFIYVPNNVDDGEYLLNLQIAPFENDATPSKPILFKVLE, encoded by the coding sequence TTGATTACAACAATACAATACAATTCTAGAAAATTACAAATAGATTTATCAAAACCGTTGGATATTTCAATTCCAATGAGAGCTTCAAAATCTAATGTGAACGCATGGTATATTGATGAGCCAAAAATAGAACCCGTTGAATTAGATGGTTGGATAGGGAAAGTTTCTGAAGGTGCATTTGTCAATTTTAATAACATTCAGTTTAATCCGCATGCACATGGTACACATACCGAATGTGTAGGTCATATTACAAAAGAATTTCATTCGGTAAACAAAAACTTAAAACAGTTTTTCTTTTTAGCAGAAGTTGTTACTGTTGCTCCTGAACAAGAAGGTGAAGACACAGTAATTTCTAAAACACAATTGCAGTTTGCTTTAGGTAATAAAAAACGTGATGCGATTGTAATAAGAACAATGCCAAACATGAAAGATAAATTGTCTAAGCAATATTCTAAAACCAATTGGACATATTTACATGAAGATGCCGTTCAGTATTTGGTGAGTAAAGGCATCAAACATTTGTTAATTGATTTGCCAAGTGTTGATAAAGAAGAAGATGAAGGCGAACTCAAAGCACATAAAGCCTTTTGGAATTATAATGGAAAGCTTCGGAAGGATTGTACGATAACCGAGTTTATATACGTTCCAAATAATGTAGATGATGGTGAGTATCTATTGAATTTGCAAATCGCTCCATTTGAAAATGATGCCACACCAAGTAAGCCTATTTTATTTAAAGTATTAGAATAA